One Pleuronectes platessa chromosome 9, fPlePla1.1, whole genome shotgun sequence genomic region harbors:
- the ociad2 gene encoding OCIA domain-containing protein 2 has protein sequence MSSAQPTTTKTEEAADVGSNPAAVKRELKCPLSDRHIHGEDMRKVWKECQEESFWYRALPLSLGSMAVTGGLIYNGIWKSSMRFGPFPKLAVAGILGYAVGKASYVRTCRGKFLELDLADRPGRGPGSWGGPFNKHGHGHRSCHHVCEECKKTPKAAPTEEVKS, from the exons ATGAGTTCGGCACAACCTACAACAACGAAGACAGAGGAAGCGGCAGATGTTGGTTCTAATCCAGCTGCAGTGAAAAGGGAGCTGAAG TGCCCCCTGAGTGATCGTCACATTCATGGAGAGGATATGAGAAAGGTGTGGAAGGAATGCCAAGAGGAGAGCTTCTGGTACAGAG CTCTCCCCTTGTCCCTGGGCAGCATGGCTGTCACTGGTGGGCTGATATACAATG GTATCTGGAAGTCATCAATGCGATTTGGTCCCTTTCCAAAACTAGCAG ttgctGGGATCCTTGGTTACGCCGTGGGCAAAGCATCTTATGTTAGAACTTGTCGAGGAAAGTTCCTCGAGCTTGATCTTGCGGATCGACCAGGACGTGGACCCGGGTCATGGGGAGGACCTTTCAATAAACATGGTCATGGACACAG ATCCTGCCACCATGTCTGTGAAGAATGTAAGAAAACCCCTAAAGCCGCACCgacagaggaagtgaaaagTTAA
- the dcun1d4 gene encoding DCN1-like protein 4 isoform X2, translating to MHSDAANFQLNSHLSTLASIHKIHHTLHRLNLTEDVGQDSHPPACCSRAMPPRKKRRPSSGDDMSAKKSRQDSVFRKHETSQIREEETFSSKRCLEWFYEYAGCDDVVGPEGMEKFCEDIGVEPENVVMLVLAWKLDAQSMGYFTLQEWLRGMGSLQCDSTERLRNSLEYLRSVLNDSTSFKLIYRYAFDFAREKDQRSLDLNTAKCMLGLLLGKTWPLFPVFNQFLEQSKYKVINKDQWCNVLEFSRTINLDLSNYDEDGAWPVLLDEFVEWYKERQMS from the exons ATGCACTCTGATGCGGCAA ATTTTCAGCTGAATTCCCACTTGAGTACACTGGCCAGCATCCATAAGATCCACCACACGTTGCACAGGCTG AACCTGACAGAAGACGTTGGGCAGGATAGCCACCCCCCAG CTTGTTGCTCCAGAGCCATGCCTCCTAGGAAAAAGAGGAGACCCTCTTCTGGAGATGACATGTCAGCCAAGAAAAGTCGCCAGGACAG TGTTTTCAGAAAACATGAAACTTCACAAATTCGAGAGGAAGAGACGTTTTCTAGCAAAAGATGCTTGGAGTGGTTCTATGAATATGCAG GCTGTGACGATGTGGTGGGTCCAGAAGGCATGGAGAAGTTCTGTGAGGACATCGGAGTGGAACCAGAGAAT gtggtgatgctggttctTGCTTGGAAGCTGGATGCCCAGAGTATGGGATATTTTACTCTCCAGGAGTGGCTGAGAGGCATGGGCTCACTGCA GTGTGACTCTACAGAGAGGCTGAGGAACTCGCTCGAATACCTGAGATCTGTCCTAAACGACAGCACCAGTTTTAAGCTCATTTATAGATATGCTTTTGATTTCGCTCGG GAAAAGGATCAGAGGAGTTTGGACTTAAACACAGCAAAGTGTATGCTGGGGCTTCTTCTGGGAAAGACGTGGcctctgtttcctgtgtttaatcAGTTTCTAGAG CAATCGAAGTACAAAGTCATCAACAAAGACCAGTGGTGCAATGTTTTAGAGTTCAGCAGGACAATCAACCTGGACCTCAGTAACTACGATGAGGATGGTGCCT GGCCGGTTTTGTTGGACGAGTTTGTGGAATGGTACAAGGAAAGACAAATGTCCTAG
- the dcun1d4 gene encoding DCN1-like protein 4 isoform X3 — MRQNLTEDVGQDSHPPACCSRAMPPRKKRRPSSGDDMSAKKSRQDSVFRKHETSQIREEETFSSKRCLEWFYEYAGCDDVVGPEGMEKFCEDIGVEPENVVMLVLAWKLDAQSMGYFTLQEWLRGMGSLQCDSTERLRNSLEYLRSVLNDSTSFKLIYRYAFDFAREKDQRSLDLNTAKCMLGLLLGKTWPLFPVFNQFLEQSKYKVINKDQWCNVLEFSRTINLDLSNYDEDGAWPVLLDEFVEWYKERQMS, encoded by the exons ATGCGGCAA AACCTGACAGAAGACGTTGGGCAGGATAGCCACCCCCCAG CTTGTTGCTCCAGAGCCATGCCTCCTAGGAAAAAGAGGAGACCCTCTTCTGGAGATGACATGTCAGCCAAGAAAAGTCGCCAGGACAG TGTTTTCAGAAAACATGAAACTTCACAAATTCGAGAGGAAGAGACGTTTTCTAGCAAAAGATGCTTGGAGTGGTTCTATGAATATGCAG GCTGTGACGATGTGGTGGGTCCAGAAGGCATGGAGAAGTTCTGTGAGGACATCGGAGTGGAACCAGAGAAT gtggtgatgctggttctTGCTTGGAAGCTGGATGCCCAGAGTATGGGATATTTTACTCTCCAGGAGTGGCTGAGAGGCATGGGCTCACTGCA GTGTGACTCTACAGAGAGGCTGAGGAACTCGCTCGAATACCTGAGATCTGTCCTAAACGACAGCACCAGTTTTAAGCTCATTTATAGATATGCTTTTGATTTCGCTCGG GAAAAGGATCAGAGGAGTTTGGACTTAAACACAGCAAAGTGTATGCTGGGGCTTCTTCTGGGAAAGACGTGGcctctgtttcctgtgtttaatcAGTTTCTAGAG CAATCGAAGTACAAAGTCATCAACAAAGACCAGTGGTGCAATGTTTTAGAGTTCAGCAGGACAATCAACCTGGACCTCAGTAACTACGATGAGGATGGTGCCT GGCCGGTTTTGTTGGACGAGTTTGTGGAATGGTACAAGGAAAGACAAATGTCCTAG
- the dcun1d4 gene encoding DCN1-like protein 4 isoform X1 produces the protein MTAPPRLCLHDIWQQDFQLNSHLSTLASIHKIHHTLHRLNLTEDVGQDSHPPACCSRAMPPRKKRRPSSGDDMSAKKSRQDSVFRKHETSQIREEETFSSKRCLEWFYEYAGCDDVVGPEGMEKFCEDIGVEPENVVMLVLAWKLDAQSMGYFTLQEWLRGMGSLQCDSTERLRNSLEYLRSVLNDSTSFKLIYRYAFDFAREKDQRSLDLNTAKCMLGLLLGKTWPLFPVFNQFLEQSKYKVINKDQWCNVLEFSRTINLDLSNYDEDGAWPVLLDEFVEWYKERQMS, from the exons ATGACAGCCCCTCCACGACTATGCTTACATGACATTTGGCAACAAG ATTTTCAGCTGAATTCCCACTTGAGTACACTGGCCAGCATCCATAAGATCCACCACACGTTGCACAGGCTG AACCTGACAGAAGACGTTGGGCAGGATAGCCACCCCCCAG CTTGTTGCTCCAGAGCCATGCCTCCTAGGAAAAAGAGGAGACCCTCTTCTGGAGATGACATGTCAGCCAAGAAAAGTCGCCAGGACAG TGTTTTCAGAAAACATGAAACTTCACAAATTCGAGAGGAAGAGACGTTTTCTAGCAAAAGATGCTTGGAGTGGTTCTATGAATATGCAG GCTGTGACGATGTGGTGGGTCCAGAAGGCATGGAGAAGTTCTGTGAGGACATCGGAGTGGAACCAGAGAAT gtggtgatgctggttctTGCTTGGAAGCTGGATGCCCAGAGTATGGGATATTTTACTCTCCAGGAGTGGCTGAGAGGCATGGGCTCACTGCA GTGTGACTCTACAGAGAGGCTGAGGAACTCGCTCGAATACCTGAGATCTGTCCTAAACGACAGCACCAGTTTTAAGCTCATTTATAGATATGCTTTTGATTTCGCTCGG GAAAAGGATCAGAGGAGTTTGGACTTAAACACAGCAAAGTGTATGCTGGGGCTTCTTCTGGGAAAGACGTGGcctctgtttcctgtgtttaatcAGTTTCTAGAG CAATCGAAGTACAAAGTCATCAACAAAGACCAGTGGTGCAATGTTTTAGAGTTCAGCAGGACAATCAACCTGGACCTCAGTAACTACGATGAGGATGGTGCCT GGCCGGTTTTGTTGGACGAGTTTGTGGAATGGTACAAGGAAAGACAAATGTCCTAG
- the dcun1d4 gene encoding DCN1-like protein 4 isoform X4 — translation MPPRKKRRPSSGDDMSAKKSRQDSVFRKHETSQIREEETFSSKRCLEWFYEYAGCDDVVGPEGMEKFCEDIGVEPENVVMLVLAWKLDAQSMGYFTLQEWLRGMGSLQCDSTERLRNSLEYLRSVLNDSTSFKLIYRYAFDFAREKDQRSLDLNTAKCMLGLLLGKTWPLFPVFNQFLEQSKYKVINKDQWCNVLEFSRTINLDLSNYDEDGAWPVLLDEFVEWYKERQMS, via the exons ATGCCTCCTAGGAAAAAGAGGAGACCCTCTTCTGGAGATGACATGTCAGCCAAGAAAAGTCGCCAGGACAG TGTTTTCAGAAAACATGAAACTTCACAAATTCGAGAGGAAGAGACGTTTTCTAGCAAAAGATGCTTGGAGTGGTTCTATGAATATGCAG GCTGTGACGATGTGGTGGGTCCAGAAGGCATGGAGAAGTTCTGTGAGGACATCGGAGTGGAACCAGAGAAT gtggtgatgctggttctTGCTTGGAAGCTGGATGCCCAGAGTATGGGATATTTTACTCTCCAGGAGTGGCTGAGAGGCATGGGCTCACTGCA GTGTGACTCTACAGAGAGGCTGAGGAACTCGCTCGAATACCTGAGATCTGTCCTAAACGACAGCACCAGTTTTAAGCTCATTTATAGATATGCTTTTGATTTCGCTCGG GAAAAGGATCAGAGGAGTTTGGACTTAAACACAGCAAAGTGTATGCTGGGGCTTCTTCTGGGAAAGACGTGGcctctgtttcctgtgtttaatcAGTTTCTAGAG CAATCGAAGTACAAAGTCATCAACAAAGACCAGTGGTGCAATGTTTTAGAGTTCAGCAGGACAATCAACCTGGACCTCAGTAACTACGATGAGGATGGTGCCT GGCCGGTTTTGTTGGACGAGTTTGTGGAATGGTACAAGGAAAGACAAATGTCCTAG